The Paramicrobacterium fandaimingii DNA segment CTGCACAATGAGGGGGCTGAAGTGGCCGAGACGTCGGTACCCGAGATCATGGCCGAACTCGCTAAGCTCGAGAACCCGAAGATGCGGGCGGTGAACGAACGGCACGGTGACGATCACGGGGTAAATCTCAGCGCGCTCAGAGCAATTGCCACGCGACTGAAGAAACAGCACGACGTCGCCCGTGCGCTGTGGGCGACGAACGACACGGCCGCCATGCTGTTGAGCACTCTGATTTGTCGCCCAAAGGAGTTTGACAGAGAAGAACTCGACAGGATGCTGCGCGCTGCACGTGCGCCGAAAGTTCAAGACTGGCTTGTGAACTATGTCGTGAAGAAGTCGTCGTCTGCAGAGGATCTTCGGGTGCTCTGGGTTGCCGACCCTCATCCGAATGTCGCGAGCGCGGGGTGGGCGTTGACCTCCGACCGAGTTGCGAAGAAGCCAGAGGGACTCGATCTTGCTTCCCTCCTCGACGTCATCGAGAAGAATATGAAGGATGCCCCCGAACGACTCCAGTGGGCGATGAACACCTGTCTTGCCCAGATCGGAATCGTGCATCCGGAACATCGCGGCCGCGCGGTGTCGATCGGTGAGCGTCTCGAGGTCTTGAAGAACTACCCGACTCCCCCGAACTGCACGTCGCCCTATGCACCAACCTGGATCGCCGAGATGGTGAGGCGGCAGAAGTCATGACGACACGCGTCCCGCGGTCTGACGGGCACCAGCGGATCAGGACTGGGTCGCCCTGACAAGTGGGAGAAATACCGTGTCAACAATGTCGACGATGGTGTCCTCTGAGATGCGTCCGAGATTCATGATGAGTTCGTGACGAAAGAGGTCAAAGGGCAGAGACGCGACTCGCGCCGGTGGCGTGGACGAGATCTCGCCGCGGTCCATCGCGCGCTCGATGATACGGGGCATCGCGAGTGCACGGTCTCCGAGTAGTCGCGTACGCAGCTGTGCGGGCGTTGTGTCCAAGTCGTCAAAATAGGCGCCAAGCATCATGCTGAGTACCGCAGCTGCGCTTTCGCCAAACCGATTCGCAGCGACAAGGAGCTCGATGACGTCTCCGCGGAGGGAACCCGTGTCGGCGACGTCCGGCGGCGTTCCGAGGTAGCGGTGAGCGAGTACCGCAAGCATGAGCGACTCTTTGTCCGGCCACCGTCGATACAAGGCAGCCTTGCCCGTCTTTGCCCGTTCCGCGACCGTCTCGAACGCAAAGCCCGGGTAGCCTCCCTCAAGAAGCTGTTCCCACCCGGCGTTGAGTATTGCGTCTTCCAGCGCCGCGCCGCGTCGCCTCGTTGTCGTCATGCCCACCCCATTAGGTCCGCTTGCGTTCCTTATTCTACCCATCTAGCATAGTGAACGCATACGTTCCCTATGGAGGTGCAATGACTGACACCCTGCCGACGACAACGTCGCCGACGCAATCAACCGGAAAACTGCTCACGGCGCTGATCGTCGGCGGCATCACGGCAATTTTCGATACGACAATCGTGGCGATTGGTCTCCACACGCTCACCGAGCGGTTGGATGCTCCGATATCGACAATTCAATGGGTCAGCACCGGGTATCTGCTCGCCCTTGCTGTCGCGATCCCCTTTGTGAGCTGGGCGCAGGAAAAGTTTGGCGGAAAGCGGTTGTGGTTGTTCGCCCTCGGCCTTTTTGTTCTCGGCTCGATACTGTGCGCGTGCGCATGGAACGCAGAATCCCTCATCGCCTTCCGTATCGTGCAGGGTCTTGGCGGCGGAATCATGTTTCCGCTGATGCAGACGCTGGCCATGCAGAATGTCGCACCGACGGCGATGGCGCGCACGATGGCTGTCGTGGGTCTGCCGATCGCCCTCGGACCTATTCTCGGTCCGGTTCTTGGCGGAATCGTGCTGCACTGGCTCGACTGGCAATGGCTCTTCCTCATCAACGTTCCACTGGGAGTAGCCGGCCTCATCCTCGCCGCTATCGTCATCAACGCCGATCACCCACACCGAGGAACGACGTCTCAACGCCTCGATCTCGCTGGTGCCGCACTTCTCGTTCCTGCGCTTGCCGGATTGCTCTATGGGCTGTCGAACGTACATGCCGAGGGCGGACTCAGCAGGATAGACGTGTTTCTTCCCTGTGTCGCCGGCGTCGTGCTGCTTGTCGCATTCGTCGGCTGGGCGATTCGGCGCGCTGGAACTGCGCTTATCGACGTGCGTTTGCTTGCGCAGCGCTCGGTCCGCGCCTCGTCGATCACACTGTCCTTTCTTGGCGCAACGCTGTTCGCAAGCACATTCCTGCTCCCCCTGTATTTTCAGTCTCTGCGCGGTGCCGACGTCCTTACTGCCGCGGTGCTGCTCATTCCGCAGGGCGTGGGAACGCTCCTTGCCCGGCTCATCGCGGGAAAGCTCGTCGATGCGCTCGGCGCTCGGCTTGTTGCCGTCGTCGGTTTCCTGATCATCGCCGCCGCCACGATCCCGTTCGCCCTCGCGGATGCGAACGCCAGCGTATGGCTGCTCGGCATCACCCTCTTCATACGAGGTTTCGGGCTTGGCGTGGTGTTGATTCCGGTGATGACCGTTGCCTACATTGATATCCGAAAGGATCAGATGCCCCATGCATCCGCCATCACTCGCATCGTTCAGCAGCTCGGGGGCGCATTCGGAACGGCCCTCGTCGCGGTGGTCCTCTCCGCTATAACTGCCCAAGCCGATGCGCAGTCGGGCTTTCAGACGACGTTCTGGTGGACCATCGCCATCACGATCGCGGCCGCTATCGCTTCGCTTCTTCTCCCGTCGCGAGAGAAAAACCAGTGAAATGTGGGCCCTACCGGGATCGAACCGATGACATCCACGGTGTAAACGTGGCGCTCTACCAGCTGAGCTAAAGGCCCTCATCGCCGAGGCGACGTGTCAATGATAGCGGTTCATTCGACATCCTCGAACATCGACAGGGCCTGGGCGTACATCGCCGTTGTGCGCGCTCGATCGGCAGGGGTCGAGAAAACCGAGACGACCGTCCCCCGCTCATCAATCGCGATGCTCGTCCGAGTAGCGCGCCCTGTCTCCGCATCGAATGCGTGGAAACGATCCGCGACAGCACCGTGGGGCCAGAAATCAGAGAGCAGACGAAACGGCGCGCCGATGGCATCCGTCCATGTCCTCAGCGCAAACATCGAATCCACCGAAATGCCGATCACCTCGGTGCGCGCCGATGCGAAGAGCGGCTGGTCATCAACGAGCTGTTCAAGCTCGCTCGCGCAGATGCCGGAGAACGCAAGCGGGAGAAACACAAACATCAGTCGTCGGCCCCGCAAGCTCTCCAGCGTCACTGATCTTCCGTGCTGATCGACGAGGTCGAAGACTGGCGCAGCATCGCCGACAGAAAGCATCCTTCTCAGCCTTTCACTTGGCGTACTCGCCCAAGGCTATCGGGTGGCATAGTTAGGCTGAGTGGTCGATGGCCGCTATTGCCCATTACCCCTGACACAATCGTTGGTGACTGCGAGGAGACAACTCAGACGTGCCACGGACTAAAGAAGAAACACTTGCCTGGCTGCGCCGCATCTCTGGTGAGCTTGCCACCGTCACGATCAAACGGCTGGAGAATACGCTGCCGTGGTACGCGGACATGCCTCCCGGACGGCGCAGCTCCGTTGGTTTGGTTGCTCAGGCGGGCATCTCATCGTTCATCGCCTGGTTCGATGATCCACGCTCGACGCCATGGATCGCCGCAGACGTCTTCGGAGCGGCGCCGCGTGAGCTGCTTCGCTCGGTGAGCCTGCAGCAGACGCTTCAGCTCATTCGCGTGACAGTGGAAGTGGTCGAAGAACGGGTTGCTGGCCGGGACGAACAGCTGAGAGAGGCAATTCTGCTGTATTCCCGTGAGATCGCCTTTGCAGCGGCCGACGTCTATGCCCGCGCCGCAGAGGCTCGCGGTCTCTGGGACGCTCGGCTCGAAGCTCTCGTCGTCGACTCGATTCTGACGGGTGAAACAGACGACGAGCTCCCGAGTCGGATTGCCGCACTGGGCTGGCACGGGCACGGAGAAGTCTGCGTTCTCGTTGGCACCACTCCCCCACAACTCGATGTCGATCACCTGCGCCGTGCTGCTCGGCACATGCAGGCGGATGTCTTGATCGGCGTGCAGGGCAAGCGGCTCGTTCTTGTCATCGGACGTTCCGATTCACGCACTGCCGACGGCGAGGAAACCGTCGGAACAGCCCCCGGTCTGTCGTTCCAAGAAATCGCGTCGCAGCTGGAGTCAGGCTTCGGCGAGGGGCATCTGGTGCTCGGACACCCTGTTCCTACCTTGATTGAGGCATCGCAAAGCGCCCGCGCCGCGCTCGCGGGATTCGCGGTCGCGCGGGCCTGGCGACACGCACCGCGTCCGGTTCTCGCAGACGATCTGCTCCCCGAGCGCGCTCTCGCCGGCGACCCGCTTGCGAAACGCACGCTCATCGAACGCGTCTACCGACCGCTCAAGGATCACTCGACTGAGCTCGCGACGACCCTCTGGTGCTATCTCGACAACGGCCGATCTCTCGAGGCCACGGCGCGCGAGCTCTTTGTGCACCCGAACACCGTTCGGTACCGCCTGAAGCGTGTCTCGGAAGTCATCGGGTGGGATGCCACGGGTGCGCGCGAAGCACTCATTCTGCAGTCGGCATTGATTCTCGGTTCCATTGCGGAACACGAGCCCGCTCGCCGGAAGAAGCCCAAGGCATGAGACATTCCACAAAGGAAGCTTTTGTTCTTCGTGGGTGTTCAACACACACGAGACGCAGCGGACCGGCAGACTAGAACGGTGATTGTCATCGTCTGCCCTGGACAGGGCTCGCAGAAACCCGGATTCCTCGCTCCATGGCTCGAGTCAGGCAATGCGGGAGCTCAACTCGCCGATTACTCGGATGCTGCAGGACTGGACCTCGTCGCACACGGCACAGAGAGCAATGCCGAGACAATCAAAGACACGGCGGTTGCCCAGCCGCTGATTGTCGCTGCCGGACTCCTCGTGCTCAATGAGCTGAATCAGCGCCACGCGTTGGCTCATATCGGGGGCATCGCCGGGCACTCCGTCGGAGAGATCACCGCTGCTGTCGGCGCAGGAGTGCTCACCGCAGCCGACGGGATGGCGTTCGTCGGGGAACGTGCCGCGGCGATGGCTGAGGCCGCACAGGTTGTCCCCACAGGAATGAGCGCCGTTCTCGGCGGAGACCCTGATGACGTCGTGCGCAGCGCCAAAGCCGTCGGCCTCCAGCCCGCGAATTACAACGGCGGAGGGCAGATCGTTGTAGCCGGAGAGCTGCCCGCCCTTGCGCGGCTCGCAGACGAGCCACCCGCGAAGGCCCGCGTGATGCCGCTCAAAGTGGCCGGCGCCTTCCACACTCGCTATATGAACGACGCGCGCAGTTTTCTTGAGACACGCGCCAGTTCATTCGCCGCAGCTGACCCTTCGCTTCGTCTCTGGACGAATAACGATGGTACCGAGGTCACGAATGGCGCCCGATTCCGCGACCTTCTCGTTACCCAGGTCGCCTCGCCCGTACGCTGGGACCTGTGTATGGAATCGTTCGTCTCTGCCGGAGTGACCGGCGTGATCGAGATCGCTCCGGCCGGAGCTCTCATCGGGCTTGCGCGTCGAGGGCTCAAGGGTATACCGACGCTCGCCGTGAATACCCCGGATGACATCGACGCCGCCGTCGACATGATTACAGCAGCCTGACAATCGAAAGAGCCATGACAATTCCCATTCTCAACCAGTCATCCGGATCCGCGCACACCCGTTTTCTCGGGTTCGGCGCTTCCCGCGGGGACCTCTCGGTGCCCAACGACGATCTTGTGGAACCGATCAACTCGTCTGACGAGTGGATTCAGCAGCGCACGGGAATCGTTTCACGCACCCGTGCATCAGAGGGCGTGCTCGCTGTCGACATGGCAACGGATGCCGCTCACGAGGCGATTCGAACCTCGGGCGTCGACCCCGTCGACATCGATCTCGTGGTGATTGCCACCATCAGCAATGTTCAGCAGTCACCATCGATGGCCGCGGTCGTCGCGGATCGTGTCGGCGCAAACCCTGCTGCCGCGTATGACATCAATGCGGCGTGCGCAGGGTATACGTACGCCGTCGCTCAAGCGGATGCTCTCATTCGCTCTGGAGCCGCGCATTACGCACTCGTGATCGGAGCCGAAAAGCTGTCGGACGTCGTCGACCCGACCGATCGCAGCATTTCGTTCCTACTCGGTGATGGCGCTGGGGCCGCCATCGTCGGGCCGAGCGACACGCCGGGGATTTCTCCCACCGTGTGGGGGTCCGATGGATCGCGTGCCGACGCCGTCGGCATGAACAGCACGCTCATCGATTACCGTGAGGGCCGTTCCGAATGGCCGACACTCCGCCAGGAGGGCCAGACGGTCTTCCGCTGGGCCGTCTGGGAGATGGCGAAGGTCGCCCGCCTGGCGATCGAGGAGGCCGGCATCGCTCCGTCAGATCTCGCGGCGTTCGTTCCGCACCAAGCAAACATGCGGATCATCGATGAGTTTGCCAAGCAGCTGGGTCTGCCCGATTCCGTTGTGATCGCACGCGACATCGAATCAACGGGAAATACCTCAGCAGCATCCATTCCTTTGGCTACGCACCGCCTTCTGCAGGGGCATCCCGAGCTTTCCGGCGGCCTCGCACTGCAGATCGGTTTCGGCGCCGGACTCGTTTTCGGCGCCCAGATAATCGTGTTGCCGTAGCGGAGCTCTCGGATCTCGCCCCAACTCACCTCTAGACTGTTCATCGGTCAATCGACACTCAAGGAGAAACACATGGCACTGTCCAACGAAGAAGTCCTCGCTGGCCTCGCCGAGCTCGTCAATGATGAGACCGGCATCGCAGCTGACACCGTCGAGCTCGACAAGTCGTTCACCGACGACCTCGACATCGACTCGATCTCGATGATGACCATCGTCGTGAACGCAGAAGAGAAGTTCGACGTCAAGATTCCGGACGAAGAGGTAAAGAACCTCAAGACCGTCCGTAACGCCGTCGACTACATCGTCAAGGCCCAGGCCTAGCTCGTACGACTCCGGTGCGGGCCGCAGCAAGCGTGCCCGCACCGATGTCGAGCGTTCACGACAGACCCAAGAGAGTCGAAGGAATGACCAAGAAGATTGTCGTCACCGGAATCGGTGCAACATCACCCCTTGGCGGGACCGCCCGTGAAAGCTGGAGCGCGTTGTTGGCCAAGGAGTCCGGCACCCGCACACTCGAGTACGACTGGATCGAGGAGTACTCCATTCCCGTCACGTTCGCTGCCGAGGCGAAGGTGCGTCCAAGCGAGGTGCTGGAGCGCCCCGTTGCAAAACGTCTCGACCCGTCAAGCCAGTTCGCCCTGATCTCGGCGAAAGAGGCCTGGGCTGATGCTGGCGAACCCGACGTCGAGCCAGAGCGCCTTGGAGTGGACTTCGCAACAGGCATCGGCGGCGTGTGGACGCTGCTTGATGCGTGGGACACTCTGCGCGAGCGTGGCCCCCGTCGTGTCATGCCCATGACGGTTCCGATGCTCATGCCTAATGCGGCAGCGGCAGCGGTATCGATGCACTTTCATGCGCGCGCTTTCGCGCGCACCGTGGCGTCGGCATGCGCGTCGAGCACCGAATCCATCGCCAATGCGTATGAGCACCTGCAGCAGGGGCTCGCTGACGTTGTGATCGCTGGTGGCACGGAATCCGCGATTCACCCCATCACCATCGCGTCCTTCGCCTCAATGCAGGCTCTCTCGAAGAGAAACGACTCCCCAGAGACTGCCTCGCGCCCGTACAGCGTTGATCGCGACGGCTTTGTCATGGGTGAGGGCGCCGCAAGCCTCGTGCTCGAAACCGAGGAGCACGCTCTCGCACGCGGTGCTCACATTTACGCTGAGCTGGCTGGGGCGGGGGTCACCGCCGATTCGTATCACATCACAGCGAACGACCCCGAAGGGCGGGGCGCAAGCCGTGCGGTTATGCGCGCGCTCACACAGGCCAGTGCCTCGGTAGATGATGTGACGCACATCAACGCCCATGCAACGAGCACCCCTGTTGGCGACGTCGCCGAGTACGCAGCCCTGCGAGCTGTTTTCGGTGAGCGGACCAACTCGATCCCCGTCTCCGCCACAAAGGCATCTACCGGTCATCTGCTTGGCGGCACAGGGGCACTCGAGTCGGTGTTCTCGATCTATGCGATTGCCGAACGCATTGCCCCTCCGACGATCAACCTGACGACTCAGGATCCGGAGATTCCGCTCTCGATCTCAGGAGATGTTCAAGATCTGGGTCGCGGAGACCAGCTCGCCATCACCAACTCGTTTGGGTTTGGCGGGCACAACGCGGTTGCGGCTTTCCGCTCGGTCTAAGTAGCCTCGGCGAACCCCGCACACAGTTGAGGGCCCCTTCATCATGAAGGGGCCCTCAACTGTCGGTGACCAGCGACGCGCGGTTCAGCCCACTTTGTGAAGCCAGACGACGGGTGAATGGTCACTCGCGTAGCGAAAGACATCAAGTTCGTCATCCCAGGCCTGGCCGAGGGCGAGTCGAAGGTTCTCCGCCATGAGCTGGCCCGACCCCTGTGCCGAGTCCATCGCGGCTCGGATTCGGTCTTCGGGCACGACAGTATTTCCGACAGTGTCGAGCTGAGCGTAGAAGATGCCGAGGTCGGGAGTGTGCATCCAGCGACCGCCGTCCGCACCGGGCGTGGCGTCCTCCGTCACTTCATAACGAAGATGCTCCCAGCCACGAAGGGCCGAAGAAAGTGCGGCACCCATGCCTTGAGTGCCCTCCCAGTAGAACTCAGTCCGATGAGTTCCGGGCAAGATGGGCTGGTCGGACCAATCGAAATTGACCGCACGACCAAGAGCGCGCCCTGCCGCCCACTCAACGTGAGGGCATAGCGCGCGTGGCGACGAGTGAACATAGATCACTCCCCGAGCAGCTGGCGTCGTCATCTTGTCTCCTTTGTTTCACCGGTACGTCTTCCCCTACGACCAGTGACAAGGCAGATGATGCGCGTTCATTATGAAATTAGCTGAACTGACGTTCATTTCACATTATGCCCTACGTCAGGAGGCGATAACAAGCGGCAATTGCGCGAGAGGCGAACTGCACGGCTCGCGGTCGGCGTCCCCTTCGGCATCCAAACGGTATCTATACTCGGTATAGAACAAGGTGAGGAGCGTGTGTGACCGTTAAGCACAGTCTTCTCGCGATTCTCACCCTCGGCCCTGCCTACGGCCTTCAGCTTCGCGACGAACTCGTCAGACGCGCTCCGCATCGCGCGGGAATCAACGTCGGCCAGGTGTACGGAACACTCGAGCGGCTCCGCAGAACCGGACTTATCGTCGAAGGTGCGCTCACTGCCGATAATCTTCAGCTCTATTCGCTGACAGCTTGGGGGCAGCAAACCGTCACAGACTGGATGTCCCGCCCAGCCCACACAGATTCGCTGGATTGGACCGAGATGCTCGATCAGGTACTCGTGGTGTCGTCGATTCCCGGGAGCTCCGTCGAGGAGCTGCTCAGCGGCTATCGGCGGGCACTCGCTCTCCCCACCCAGAGCGGCAGCGAGCCGGAGGCTCAACGGGCGGCCCTTGACTCGGCCACAACGATGCTGCATGACGCAGCGACGCGGTGGCTCGATGATGCGTCACGAACGCTTCACCTGCCGTATGCGTCATACGGGCTCTCGACGCTGCGGCCCCGCCGTGGGCGACGCGCAACGGTGTCATGAACTACTGAGCGCGGCCCCAGACTCTGCACAGCACACACTCGTAACCTGTTCGTGATGTCGAGCTTGGGGAGAATTCGCAGTCTTGACGGCGTGCGAGGGATCGCCGCGGTCGTGGTGATGCTCTATCACACAAGCCTCATTGCC contains these protein-coding regions:
- a CDS encoding DNA alkylation repair protein, whose translation is MAELAKLENPKMRAVNERHGDDHGVNLSALRAIATRLKKQHDVARALWATNDTAAMLLSTLICRPKEFDREELDRMLRAARAPKVQDWLVNYVVKKSSSAEDLRVLWVADPHPNVASAGWALTSDRVAKKPEGLDLASLLDVIEKNMKDAPERLQWAMNTCLAQIGIVHPEHRGRAVSIGERLEVLKNYPTPPNCTSPYAPTWIAEMVRRQKS
- a CDS encoding TetR/AcrR family transcriptional regulator, with product MTTTRRRGAALEDAILNAGWEQLLEGGYPGFAFETVAERAKTGKAALYRRWPDKESLMLAVLAHRYLGTPPDVADTGSLRGDVIELLVAANRFGESAAAVLSMMLGAYFDDLDTTPAQLRTRLLGDRALAMPRIIERAMDRGEISSTPPARVASLPFDLFRHELIMNLGRISEDTIVDIVDTVFLPLVRATQS
- a CDS encoding MDR family MFS transporter → MTDTLPTTTSPTQSTGKLLTALIVGGITAIFDTTIVAIGLHTLTERLDAPISTIQWVSTGYLLALAVAIPFVSWAQEKFGGKRLWLFALGLFVLGSILCACAWNAESLIAFRIVQGLGGGIMFPLMQTLAMQNVAPTAMARTMAVVGLPIALGPILGPVLGGIVLHWLDWQWLFLINVPLGVAGLILAAIVINADHPHRGTTSQRLDLAGAALLVPALAGLLYGLSNVHAEGGLSRIDVFLPCVAGVVLLVAFVGWAIRRAGTALIDVRLLAQRSVRASSITLSFLGATLFASTFLLPLYFQSLRGADVLTAAVLLIPQGVGTLLARLIAGKLVDALGARLVAVVGFLIIAAATIPFALADANASVWLLGITLFIRGFGLGVVLIPVMTVAYIDIRKDQMPHASAITRIVQQLGGAFGTALVAVVLSAITAQADAQSGFQTTFWWTIAITIAAAIASLLLPSREKNQ
- a CDS encoding redoxin domain-containing protein, yielding MLSVGDAAPVFDLVDQHGRSVTLESLRGRRLMFVFLPLAFSGICASELEQLVDDQPLFASARTEVIGISVDSMFALRTWTDAIGAPFRLLSDFWPHGAVADRFHAFDAETGRATRTSIAIDERGTVVSVFSTPADRARTTAMYAQALSMFEDVE
- a CDS encoding PucR family transcriptional regulator; translation: MPRTKEETLAWLRRISGELATVTIKRLENTLPWYADMPPGRRSSVGLVAQAGISSFIAWFDDPRSTPWIAADVFGAAPRELLRSVSLQQTLQLIRVTVEVVEERVAGRDEQLREAILLYSREIAFAAADVYARAAEARGLWDARLEALVVDSILTGETDDELPSRIAALGWHGHGEVCVLVGTTPPQLDVDHLRRAARHMQADVLIGVQGKRLVLVIGRSDSRTADGEETVGTAPGLSFQEIASQLESGFGEGHLVLGHPVPTLIEASQSARAALAGFAVARAWRHAPRPVLADDLLPERALAGDPLAKRTLIERVYRPLKDHSTELATTLWCYLDNGRSLEATARELFVHPNTVRYRLKRVSEVIGWDATGAREALILQSALILGSIAEHEPARRKKPKA
- a CDS encoding ACP S-malonyltransferase, encoding MIVIVCPGQGSQKPGFLAPWLESGNAGAQLADYSDAAGLDLVAHGTESNAETIKDTAVAQPLIVAAGLLVLNELNQRHALAHIGGIAGHSVGEITAAVGAGVLTAADGMAFVGERAAAMAEAAQVVPTGMSAVLGGDPDDVVRSAKAVGLQPANYNGGGQIVVAGELPALARLADEPPAKARVMPLKVAGAFHTRYMNDARSFLETRASSFAAADPSLRLWTNNDGTEVTNGARFRDLLVTQVASPVRWDLCMESFVSAGVTGVIEIAPAGALIGLARRGLKGIPTLAVNTPDDIDAAVDMITAA
- a CDS encoding beta-ketoacyl-ACP synthase III, with the translated sequence MTIPILNQSSGSAHTRFLGFGASRGDLSVPNDDLVEPINSSDEWIQQRTGIVSRTRASEGVLAVDMATDAAHEAIRTSGVDPVDIDLVVIATISNVQQSPSMAAVVADRVGANPAAAYDINAACAGYTYAVAQADALIRSGAAHYALVIGAEKLSDVVDPTDRSISFLLGDGAGAAIVGPSDTPGISPTVWGSDGSRADAVGMNSTLIDYREGRSEWPTLRQEGQTVFRWAVWEMAKVARLAIEEAGIAPSDLAAFVPHQANMRIIDEFAKQLGLPDSVVIARDIESTGNTSAASIPLATHRLLQGHPELSGGLALQIGFGAGLVFGAQIIVLP
- a CDS encoding acyl carrier protein; the protein is MALSNEEVLAGLAELVNDETGIAADTVELDKSFTDDLDIDSISMMTIVVNAEEKFDVKIPDEEVKNLKTVRNAVDYIVKAQA
- a CDS encoding beta-ketoacyl-[acyl-carrier-protein] synthase family protein; this encodes MTKKIVVTGIGATSPLGGTARESWSALLAKESGTRTLEYDWIEEYSIPVTFAAEAKVRPSEVLERPVAKRLDPSSQFALISAKEAWADAGEPDVEPERLGVDFATGIGGVWTLLDAWDTLRERGPRRVMPMTVPMLMPNAAAAAVSMHFHARAFARTVASACASSTESIANAYEHLQQGLADVVIAGGTESAIHPITIASFASMQALSKRNDSPETASRPYSVDRDGFVMGEGAASLVLETEEHALARGAHIYAELAGAGVTADSYHITANDPEGRGASRAVMRALTQASASVDDVTHINAHATSTPVGDVAEYAALRAVFGERTNSIPVSATKASTGHLLGGTGALESVFSIYAIAERIAPPTINLTTQDPEIPLSISGDVQDLGRGDQLAITNSFGFGGHNAVAAFRSV
- a CDS encoding DUF3145 domain-containing protein — its product is MTTPAARGVIYVHSSPRALCPHVEWAAGRALGRAVNFDWSDQPILPGTHRTEFYWEGTQGMGAALSSALRGWEHLRYEVTEDATPGADGGRWMHTPDLGIFYAQLDTVGNTVVPEDRIRAAMDSAQGSGQLMAENLRLALGQAWDDELDVFRYASDHSPVVWLHKVG
- a CDS encoding PadR family transcriptional regulator; this translates as MTVKHSLLAILTLGPAYGLQLRDELVRRAPHRAGINVGQVYGTLERLRRTGLIVEGALTADNLQLYSLTAWGQQTVTDWMSRPAHTDSLDWTEMLDQVLVVSSIPGSSVEELLSGYRRALALPTQSGSEPEAQRAALDSATTMLHDAATRWLDDASRTLHLPYASYGLSTLRPRRGRRATVS